The Hemicordylus capensis ecotype Gifberg chromosome 5, rHemCap1.1.pri, whole genome shotgun sequence nucleotide sequence AAAGCAGCTGTTTGCTATAAATGATCATTTTGAGGAAAAAGCCATTCATGCCTAAAGCACACCATAGCATACACCGCCACTCTTGACTTTCAGAACGCTGTTTTCAAAGTTGATGCAGTGGGTTTGGttttcttttgctctttttaaGGAAAAGCATTGCATGTAAGAACACGGTATTAAAAATGTAAGAGTTGTGAGAGTACTTCTAGTAGAAAAATCTACTTTTAATACTCTCCATCCTGAAGATAGGCCTTTAACTGAAGTGACAAGATTATGGAATTTGAAATGTGAAAAGCTTTTAGGTTGCTATTCTGAGCAACTGAAGTGATTACAGAGCAGGTTAGTgctctatatatagatatagggAGCAGCCTTACACCAGTCAGTTCTATGGCCCATCTTAATAATGGATCATCAGTTTCATTCACAGGCCTCTCTCAGCCATGCTACCCAAGACCCGTAACAGGAATGGCCTACGAGTGGACCTGTATGCGCCACAGACAAAGCAATGGCTCCACCACTGAAGTATTCTAAGCTGTTCAACTATAAACAAATTCCATACGCTCAGAGGCTGTGCTGCTCAAACTAAGCTAATTCTTTCTTCCTGGAACTCTTCTCCTTTATTTGGTATCCCAAGCAGCCCACATTGTGGTGTGACCTGTATTTCTCACGACATTCATTTCATGTAATTCATTTCATAACACGTGGAAAATTAAAAGGGGCCTATTTGTTCCATTCATTACAAGTCACAAAACAAATATCAGAGGCCCCAAATAACTCAGAACCAAGCTAATTCTGCTCCTTGCCACCAGCAACTGAACAAATGAAGCTAATGCCATTTGTTTCATTCAGAACTCTTTGGGGCAGGGCTCACTTATGACCAATTGTAATGGGGCTTATTTTGGCAGCTGCCTCTGGCTAGTCACCATTATTTCCCCAGAATGCCTGCATGTTGAATTGTTCTGAGATAATTGGGGAGGAGGCCATTTTGTTGTGGTGGCCACACACATTCTGCAGAATGCCCCAGAATGATCCAACTTCGAAGGCATTCTAGACAAACAATGGCAGCGATCGAgagaaaacaaaacccaaaaatgAGAATAATGAAAACAACTGAAATAGCATCTTACatgcataataaaaacaaatggaaTGATACAAGTTTCATGTACCCCCCTATTCCAAGCAAGCTAACATTGATTTATCATTTGTTAGTATTTCTTGCTAGCGGCTAAACCAGTACTGAAGGGAGACTAGGAAGAAGCAGGACATGGCCCAGAATATATGAAAGGACTAGCTAGTCACATAAAAGGGAATGGTCAGAACCTTAAGATAGCTTCAGAAGAGACTGTGAACACTGAAATTTTTAGAACTCCAATATATGCTCATTGAGACCCTTATAATGCTCTTTAGCAATCTTGCACAACTACATATTCCTCCACCACCAGTTCCCCATCTCTATGAACAACAACACACACTTCTCTACCAACTGGCTGAGCAGGTTTAACTTCCCTTCCTATTTTGGTTCATTTAACATCCATTTAACTTCTATGGTTTAACATCTGTTCCTACTTTGGCTTATGAACACACCGCACATGAGGGTTGGGAAGGCTGCATATTTGGGAATGGTCAATCTTTACTTGAGAAGTTCTGCTTCGTTTAGTAGAAATATTTTTTCTACTAAAGCTTTAAAGACCCTCTTCTGGAGACACCAGTGTTGTGCAATAAGCCATTTCTCAAATGGCCTAGGACTGATGTATCACATGAATATTTCTATGCCAATGAAAACAGTTCAGTTCTATGGGAGCAATATTTCCATTGCTGTACTGCAGTTTATGAGTTatgggggagtggagggaaaatgtTTTAATCCCAACTCCCAAAGCTATTCAAACTGAATGAAACTCATACCCTGAACATAAAAAATAAGTTGCCAGCCATCAAACTACCTTATTATAAAACCAAATAGGAGTCCTTCCTGACAAACAAGGGTGAGAATGCTGCTGTATTTACTGTTAATCTGAAACCTTAAACGTCCCTTTTAAATGAAGGATGAGAATGCTACCACTTTAATGATTAATTTGTTTAATTCCAGTTAGTGCTTATGCAATAGACGTTGATTTTGCACAGCCTGCTATCACCATCAATCAGTGCCAAATGCATAGCTACACTCTCCTCTTCACTCAAGGAAGAAGAAAGTTGAACAGATGCTGTGACTGAATAACCACCAAGTCTTAATTCTCACCACAACACTTAAACCGTACATACTTCCTCGCCATTTAGAGCGGCACTATATCCCAGGTCCCCAAGAGCCCTTCCAGACAATCCATTTATCAAGCAACAAATGCAGCACAATTGTGTCTAATTTGCTGTGCAGGATACTGCTACCTTCCTTTAAGGAAATGCTTCTGTTTCAAGATATAGAATTATTGAATCAAATTATCCCAACATTCAACTATGATATATTGCAGCTATTTGCAGTTTAGGGTGCTGTAAGAACTATAGTTGCATGAGTGTCACAGTAATTTATTGACAGATGCCAGGATATCACTTACACAGTTATTTCCCTAGAAATGCTgtctttatttttttcattttatttccccAAGCAGTAAAACATTCATATTTTGtacgtttttgttttttgtggtggagggaaagaaaaacaagcaataGGCTATACTCTTATCCATTATGTATTGATACAATATTGTACAATGGCAAGACTAGCATAAGTAGAAATCTAGGGCAAACTCTAGAGAATTTACTGTCTTGAAATGCTCCAGCAACAGCTAAGATACCATCACAATCTGGACACTTCCTCCTAATTGCTGCAACCATTCCataaatttggtttgaattgggcTGTATACATATGGGTTCTAAATGGGTGGTGCTAATAGTTTGAGTGGCTGCAATCTTGTTTCAAGATGTTGTATCAAAAGAAAAGCACTCTCATCAGGATCTCATAGGACCCTTTTCCATGTAatgtaaatttggtttgtatcagactgaAAACACAACACTTATTGGAGGGACACACACAAATATGGCAATCTCATAAGACTTCTTGCTTTCAAAAAGTAGACCCCCCAAATTATGCACTGGTTACAAATCATTcacatgacttttttttttaatactctgCTACATTAGGTACAATAATGTGCTTCAGTGCCAAGTGACATAGAATCCAGTATCACAGTTTGATTCCATCATTATATGCACCACTAATGCTTATACACATGGGTGAACATAGCAGAAACAACTAAGTGAAGAGCTGTATAGCAAGGGATCTTTTTAAGACCTTGACAATACAATGGCCATTGGCTTAGAAGGCTCCAAGTGGAATCGCACAAATTCCTAGAACAGTGATTCCAAATCTggagtcctccagatgttgctgaactacaactcccagcatccccagctacaatttattgtggctggagatgctgggagttgtagttcagcaacatctggaagaccccAATTTGGGAACCACTGAACTAGAAGATAGACCTATCAATAACTATTAGCTACGATGGCTACATGATAGCTTTATATTCAGCAGTATGCCCCAGCTGCTGGGGAGCAAACaatcttcatgccctgcttgcaaGCTTCCGAGAagcatctggttagccactgtaggaaacaggatgctgaagtaGAGAGACTTGTGACCTGCTCTAGCAGgactttttatttctattttgtgAATACCATAAGGTGTTGACACCATATCTATGACTTTAAGAAATCAATGCTTACTAATGTTTTAAAGGTTCTCAATCCTAACTGTTGCCCCATTTTTCACCCACATTTCATTGACCCTATTCTACTACTAGCAGCAGCAATTCGGTCTCTCTCTAGCATGTTTTGAATTTCTGAATGTTCCCACAATCTTTCCAGATACAATTCTAACTTTTCTATGCATTAGTTTCTACAATTGTTGACATTTATGAAATTGATGAATGTCGAAGAATGGGATCGAGTAATTAGAAAACTCTAGACCACAGTTTGACTActtttcaaattaaattaaaGCCTACAAACAAAGGTATTTTGTCCATTATGCATTTAATTTATTGCAATTATTTGCAACATATTCCAGTGGATATGACTGAAATGACCTTTCAGAGAAGAATAAAAAGGGTCTGGGGAAAAGTTCACACTCCATATTCTTTTCAAATCAGATTTCCAGAAGATTCTAAGTGATCAACTAGCAAAGATAAAGTGCATATATTCCATTTAGGCAAGGGGCACATAGTGTCATAAACTTAACAAAATACATACAGCAGCTGAGCAAAACACCATCCTGATAATTTCAGTGCATATATTTGGTTTCCCACTCAACTATCATTCATTCCCTGATCATTCAGAAATGCTTATTAAATATCAATATTCAACATTAAATACTTAATATTAAAATGGGTTTTCTTAAAAaaggcaccacacacacacatggatatTTCTGGAAAACTACTGTTTGTTTCCTTACAGTCCAACATACTGATTGAACAATGGCAAATACTCTTATCCTTTGGATCCAGGCTTCAGGCTTGCAAAAGCTTTAGCGTTCTTAAGGGAATGTGAAGTTTCGTtgagaaaagaaatgaaatgagagTCTCTTTCAGACTTTTTAGATTCAAAAATAACCACAATAGTAAAATGAGGTTCAGGGCGAGTCAAAAAGTATGTGCTTTGAACTTTGTCGTCATAGAAATGGACAACTTTTTCCAAACTATTGAGATCAGAAGCTCTGTCAGTCATAATCATAATTACATTGGGCCAATGCATAACAGGCCTATCACTGGGCAGAGACACCACTGCTGGATACTGATCAACGCCTTTTGGAGCTTCCCGGTAGGAATGGGGGTGATGGTAACCATGTCCCTGAAAACTCTCTGATCCACGGTTGTCAAAGATTAAAGAAACATTAACAGCATcgtatttcctgatgaagctggaaATTTTCCCAAAATAATCAGGATTGGCTTTTGCAGTCAATGCTTTCATTTCAGATGGTGTTGTTTGTCGACTAAGCGCCTCATGAAAGTAAAAGCTAAATTTGGCAAGAAGGATATTTTTGAGTTTCATCAGCCACAAGAAAAGGTGTGGTGGCTGCACAGCCTTCTGAGACTGGCCACCAAAAAGATGTTTCTTCGTTTCCCGCTGCTTCTCAAAAATCTGTCCCCATGTCTGCAGCTTTGTGTGAGCGTTGTGCAAGTTGACCAAGGATGGGAGGAACTTCCATTCTGAGATTTGTGCCTGAGCCTTCAAAAGATGTGTAAGTACATCTGCTTCTAATTGGAAACTGCTCTCAAGAGGACTAAGGATTGGATGATGAAATCTACAAGAGTAAGAACATTTCAATACACATAAGTAATGCTGCAAAATTATTATTGCAATCAGTTATTAGCCTAAAGGGTTTACAGTTTTAAAGTATGTAAACAGAATGCTATTATTTCAAAAAACATTACTTTTGTTGGAAAGATCTAAGCAATTATCTTCTTGCtaaacaccgcctagagatgtatacaccacctagagatgtacatatcaggcggtatagaaattagatagatagatagatagatagatagatagatagatagatagatagatagatagataaaagttATGAAGCTCAAGGAGCATGCTACTATTCTGCAAACACAAAACCTTTTGGCATTTCAAATATCCTGGTATTATATAACTGTATACAATAGTGTAGAGTAGCAGCTAAAAGACTTAGTTACAAATCgggaaccccctcccccacacccgtTAGAATTTCACCTCTGTCAGGAACTCAGTAggtggccttaagcaagccaCTCACTTTCAGTTACAGCATCAACTGCAACATGAGATTACTTACCTCACAGGCTAGTTATAAGTATTGCAACaggataatacatgtgaagtgctcTGAACACTCAAAAGCACTACAGGTGAACCCCGCTATCCGAAAGGGTTCCGTTTCccactacaaccatggataacagaACAGTCGATAACAGGGCATTAAAGCAACTGGAACTGggagtggggttaggttcctggaggctgggaaaagggcaaaaatcagcaaaacatgccaaaaagggaaaaaagaaaaaagtgccctactgtgctccactCTCCaggaaaacacacatacacacaccaagtACCAAGCCCCCCCATTTTCCCACAAAAAAATTGGGTTTGTGTGGGGCgaagtttttttcttttaaaacaagctACAGAATGGCTCCTTTTATCAAAATGGTATATACCCCGACACCACTGATATGTGAAATTAACTCCTTTAAAACCATCTACCCTccatgtatgccaaggtcaggtgtcaacTACCCGGCCACGcatatgcaaaactgcagatgTCAGATCCGTGGAtagcaaggtttgcctgtatataaATAAGTAAGAAAGAATAGTTTATGCCTTGACTACTATGGACTGCTCAAATGATCTCCATATCAAAGTAACAACATACCAGTATTACTGGTATACTTCCAAATTACAGCATCTCAAAGTATGAAGCAAGTAGTACAGGCTCATTTTGCACATGAAGAGCAAGACATGCTATTGTCGCCACGTATCCAAACATGCCAGGGAAAACAGACCATTTGGGTGTGGAAACAGAAGCTTAGCTATCATATGGATCCCCTATCATGGGTCAATTAGTAACTTTCACCCAAATAAATTCAGAATCACTGTCAGTCAACAGCCTGAATATTAGGATGAGGGTCTTAACACATTACATTCTGTACTATAAGAGACAAGGCCCTGAAatagttatatatttatttaacatttatatgccactcttcctccaaggagcccaaagcagtgtacatggttatgtttatcctcacaacaaccctgcgaggtaggttaggctgagagatacatgactgggccAGAATCGCCCAGTTTGCTTTTTatagctgaatggagatttgaactcgggtctccccagtcctagtccagcactctaaccactacaccacactggcactcCAGTAGGTTCTAGCAAGATgaaaaggggatggggtgggctgccacatttttgcttttatttaaataatCTAAAACCTACTTTGCAACTGATGTGAGCTGGTGTGAAATagctgttgaaaagctgtatctGGAAACAAGACAAACATTGGGCAGCACCCAGACCCTTGACTGTTGGCGAGAGCgccttctgtgaatggaaggagagTTGTATGAGTGGAAGAGATCCATGCAGGAGCAGAACTTTCCTTCCATTCACAGGAGGAGCTTCCACAATGATCTGGATACCACCTAATGTTTATTAAAGTTCTGTGTGCTTACCAGAACCGGTTGCTATTAAACACCagctggcatgatgaggaaaattattcaaagcagTCCCATggaaatcaaaaggacaagttaggcaatgccttgataattgttgttgttattattattatttaatatttttacatttatattccgctcttcttcgaaggagcccagagaggtgtacatacttaagtttctccgtacaacaaccctgtgaagtaggtgaggctgagagagaagtgactagcccagagtcatccagctagttttatggctgaatggggattttaactttgatctccccggtcctagtccagcactctaaccactacaccacgctacacaatgggactactttgagtaattttcctcatgtcagctgGTGTTCAGGGATTTCTAACTCATGCACATTTAATTCCTCTTAAACATTTTAAGCTAGattaacaatattaattagcTGTTCCTATCTATAAGCCTTCAAGTAGCATTGACCTTCAAGTTTGCTATTTCCATTCACACAGCTCTCTATAGTATTGTACAGAACCAAATGCTTTCCCCTATTTCTTCCAGAACTAgaactttaaaatatataaagcaaacaATTCACTAAATAAACTGAATACAACTCCTTGTCATCCCACTCACCATATGTACACCAACAGATTATTAAATACACCTGGCCCTAGGTATGCACTACTTTAAAAAACTGTATAAAATTTGATTTACTCAAAATGTTTGCAAAAAATAAACCAACCAGAAGGTTTTCAAAGTGTTCAGTCTGCACATGCTTCGTTCTTGGGACTCTGGGTGTCCCAAGACTACACAACCCATGCATGTCCTGTGTTCATCTCTAACAGTATATCCAGCCAGAGGAAACAAAATGAGAGGCATGGGAAGCACTGTTCACAATGCAAGGCAGTggctaaactgcccagagatgcaagtttggggcggtacagaaatatgttaaataaataaaaataaatgaacttCACCCAAACGGAGCCGCCTTTTTCTATTGTGCCAACCTACTAAGTCAGCAATGCAAGAGCTAGTATTTATACAGAAACTAATATCCATCCTCAGATGTACATAACTATTGAATAGTGGATAACCTGAGTCCAAGGGATGCAATACCCTACCTATTGCATAACATGGAAGACTCACGGTCTGCCAATAAAGTTACATCACTTGGCTTTATGTAGAATCAGGATTTCTGGCAACAAGTACATAAAGCCTTGATTTTGACCTGCCTACTATTCCTTATTACAAAATCTTTAGCTCCGGCTGGTTCCAAGCAACAGGTCAACAGCCATCTTACTCACTGCAAATTGGGGGACCAAACAAGAGAGAACAAACCAAGCGGAGCACACATCAGCGCTCAGATTCTTTCCTAATGAGAGGAATCTTCCCCCTAGGGTGCCTGAAATAATGTGGCCTCTTTGGAGACAATGAGCCCCTAGGACACCATATAAAACTCTCAGATAACAGAGTTGAAATGAAGTAGAATTTTCACTGAATGCAAGCCTTGTTTGGGACATCCCGTGAAAAACAACAACTGACAGAAAACTGCCACGTAAGCACTTACCTAATGGCCCGAAGAACGTTTTGGCAGACTGCTCATGAGCTAGGCATATTGAGTAATTATGCAAGTATTGTGAGCAAGTTATAATTATGTGACATGAAAATGTTGTAATATCTTTTCTTGCTTGGTTCCTTGGAATTCTGAAGCCAATCCAAAAGTAATTTATGTGCAAACCTATCCAAAGAATACTgctgatactactactactagtagtagtattaaaaaaaaatacagaattaaaaaaaaaaaaaaaaaccaacaggaagctgccatatactgagtcagaccattggtctatctagctcagtattgtcttcacagactggcagcggcttctccaaggttgaaggtaggaatctctcttagccctatcttggagctgccagggagggaacttggaaccttctgctcttcccagaacggctccatcccctgagggggatatcttacatcCCCTCTTttcaaggggattgaaaataaaactgctaatattataatgcctttatacaaaactatggtgtggccacacctggagcactgtgtacaattctggtcaccacatctaaaaaaggactttgtagaactggaaaaagtgcagaagagggcaaccaaggctacaacacctggggctatttagtttttaaaaagatgactgcggggagacatgatagaggtctataaaatcatgcatggagtggagaaagtggatagagagaaattcttctccttctcacataacactagaaccaggggtcatcccatgaaattgattgccaggaaatttaggaccaacaaatggaggtactttttcacacaacacataatcaacttgtggaattctctgccacaagatgtggtgacagccaacaacctggatgtctttaagaggggtttgaacttcctggaggagaggtctatcaacggctacaagtcggagggctataggccacctccaggatgcctctgagtaccagttgcaggggagtaacagcaggagggaggacatgccctcaactcctgcctgtaggctgccagtggcatctggtgggccactgtatgaaacaggatgctag carries:
- the KICS2 gene encoding KICSTOR subunit 2; the protein is MGESIPLGAPVPVEQAVLETFFFHLGIFSYDKAKDNVEKEREANKSAGASWLALLAGLAHLAAAEKAYHSMTFLGQKLGGQSFFSRKDSIRTIYTSLHNELKKVVATGRNALGGTAPHLEELLSHLSEQLCFFVQARMEIADFYEKMYSLSTQKFINSEELVNILESILKKYSSRFHHPILSPLESSFQLEADVLTHLLKAQAQISEWKFLPSLVNLHNAHTKLQTWGQIFEKQRETKKHLFGGQSQKAVQPPHLFLWLMKLKNILLAKFSFYFHEALSRQTTPSEMKALTAKANPDYFGKISSFIRKYDAVNVSLIFDNRGSESFQGHGYHHPHSYREAPKGVDQYPAVVSLPSDRPVMHWPNVIMIMTDRASDLNSLEKVVHFYDDKVQSTYFLTRPEPHFTIVVIFESKKSERDSHFISFLNETSHSLKNAKAFASLKPGSKG